Proteins found in one Candidatus Dormiibacterota bacterium genomic segment:
- a CDS encoding CaiB/BaiF CoA-transferase family protein, with amino-acid sequence MTETGPGPLDGVRVLDFSLVMSGPHCTRMLVDLGADVIKVEPPHGDLTRFFRPRAGSIALYHAQQNCGKRNLSADLRRPEAVDLMLRLAERVDVVVENFRPGVMDRLGLGHAAVSACNPRVVYASISGFGQRGASAHRRAYADIIHAEMGMTEMLGRHHRDPGTPFSHADTYTGLECLAGILAALVQRGRTGRGQHVDVAMAETLLAVNEWAARELSGAPEDPYSPAGGAATPMLTTGDGRRVVVTGNPVTRGVFESWCTVIGRPELRDDPRFATDAARLENRDQLLALLLDWAGRLESAEALEAALAPHRLATGVVRSVEEAGAGEWARERGAVVEVDDRGGGLLRLPNSPWRFSDASTGVRGVPAFRGEHNREVLEELLGLGAAEVEALEAAGVLSRRPPRVG; translated from the coding sequence GTGACCGAGACCGGCCCGGGACCGCTCGACGGGGTGCGGGTGCTCGACTTCTCACTGGTGATGTCCGGTCCGCACTGCACCCGGATGCTGGTCGACCTCGGCGCCGACGTCATCAAGGTCGAGCCGCCCCACGGCGACCTCACCCGCTTCTTCCGGCCACGCGCGGGGTCGATCGCGCTCTACCACGCGCAGCAGAACTGCGGCAAGCGCAACCTCTCCGCCGACCTCCGCCGCCCCGAGGCGGTCGACCTGATGCTCCGCCTCGCCGAGCGTGTCGACGTGGTCGTCGAGAACTTCCGGCCCGGGGTGATGGACCGGCTCGGCCTCGGCCACGCGGCGGTGAGCGCCTGCAACCCGCGCGTCGTGTACGCCTCCATCTCCGGCTTCGGCCAGCGGGGCGCGAGCGCGCACCGCCGCGCCTACGCCGACATCATCCATGCGGAGATGGGGATGACGGAGATGCTCGGCCGCCACCACCGCGATCCCGGCACCCCGTTCAGCCACGCCGACACCTACACCGGGCTCGAGTGCCTCGCCGGCATCCTCGCCGCCCTGGTGCAGCGGGGGCGCACCGGCCGCGGCCAGCACGTCGACGTGGCGATGGCGGAGACCCTGCTCGCGGTCAACGAGTGGGCCGCGCGCGAGCTCTCCGGCGCCCCCGAGGACCCGTACTCGCCCGCTGGCGGGGCGGCCACGCCGATGCTGACCACCGGCGACGGGCGGCGGGTGGTGGTCACCGGCAACCCCGTCACCCGGGGCGTGTTCGAATCGTGGTGCACCGTGATCGGCCGCCCCGAGCTGCGCGACGACCCCCGCTTCGCGACCGACGCCGCCCGCCTCGAGAACCGCGATCAGCTGCTCGCGCTGCTGCTGGACTGGGCCGGCCGGCTGGAGAGCGCCGAGGCGCTGGAGGCGGCGCTGGCCCCGCACCGCCTGGCGACCGGGGTGGTGCGCAGCGTCGAGGAGGCGGGCGCCGGCGAGTGGGCGCGCGAGCGCGGCGCGGTGGTCGAGGTCGATGACCGCGGCGGCGGGCTGCTGCGGCTGCCCAACTCGCCCTGGCGCTTCTCCGACGCCTCCACCGGGGTGCGCGGGGTGCCCGCGTTCCGCGGCGAGCACAACCGCGAGGTGCTCGAGGAGCTCCTCGGGCTCGGCGCCGCCGAGGTGGAGGCGCTGGAGGCCGCCGGGGTGCTGAGCCGGCGGCCGCCGCGGGTGGGCTGA
- a CDS encoding peptidase inhibitor family I36 protein, whose product MRRRRRCLIAPAATLALAAGPLTLPVITAHAAAADCTAGEVCVWPSANYTGTVTVLLDELCHEGTVGSALDGDSDPMQELRVYPQAGCAGSPTVVKPGTQAPSVSGQSYVNWHAPGA is encoded by the coding sequence ATGCGGCGACGGCGTCGCTGTCTGATCGCTCCCGCGGCGACCCTGGCTCTCGCCGCCGGACCGCTGACCCTCCCGGTGATCACGGCCCACGCGGCGGCGGCCGACTGCACCGCCGGCGAGGTGTGCGTCTGGCCGTCGGCCAATTACACCGGGACGGTGACCGTGCTTCTCGACGAGCTCTGTCACGAGGGCACCGTGGGCTCGGCGCTCGACGGCGACTCCGACCCGATGCAGGAGCTGCGCGTCTACCCCCAGGCCGGCTGCGCGGGATCTCCCACGGTGGTGAAGCCGGGGACCCAGGCGCCCAGCGTGTCCGGTCAGAGCTATGTGAACTGGCACGCCCCCGGAGCGTAG
- a CDS encoding sodium:proton antiporter: MSQAQRFLLLLVGLSAAAVLLRAVSRRARVPYAVVLAAGGIAVGLIPGVPRQVISPDLILLAFVPGLVFQASLTLDLGSLRQVLVPVGLLASAGVAINVAVIGGLAHLLLGLRLTDAMLLGAVLAPTDPIAVVSILRRGNAPGRLAALLEGESLLNDGTGVAVFSALLVSIGSGAPTAGDVLGRFALETAGGAAVGLVVGALGVALLRAFTEPQVEILITLVLAYGGYLAADLLGLSGIIAVVAVGIVVAGTGRRLRLHGEELTDFWGVLAFVLNAILFLLVGTALPAHRLLEAAGMVVAAFGLMVVTRALPVYGLLLLADPRARRVPWRWRHLAFWAGLRGALSVALALSLTGNPRVSPLVPTVAYGVVVLSLLVQGGLAGAVARRLGIGGIDRADAGGASR, encoded by the coding sequence GTGAGCCAGGCCCAGCGCTTCCTCCTCCTCCTCGTCGGGCTCAGCGCCGCGGCGGTGCTGCTGCGCGCGGTCTCCCGCCGGGCCCGGGTGCCCTACGCGGTGGTGCTCGCCGCCGGGGGGATCGCCGTCGGGCTGATCCCGGGGGTGCCCCGGCAGGTGATCAGCCCCGACCTCATCCTGCTCGCCTTCGTGCCCGGCCTGGTGTTCCAGGCCAGCCTGACCCTGGACCTGGGGTCGCTGCGCCAGGTGCTGGTGCCGGTGGGGCTGCTCGCCAGCGCCGGGGTCGCCATCAACGTCGCGGTGATCGGCGGCCTCGCCCACCTGCTGCTGGGGCTGCGCCTCACCGACGCCATGCTCCTCGGCGCCGTGCTCGCCCCCACCGACCCGATCGCGGTGGTGTCGATCCTCCGCCGCGGGAACGCCCCGGGGCGGCTCGCCGCCCTGCTCGAGGGCGAGAGCCTGCTCAACGACGGCACCGGCGTCGCCGTCTTCAGCGCGCTGCTGGTCTCGATCGGCTCCGGCGCCCCCACGGCGGGCGACGTGCTCGGCCGCTTCGCCCTCGAGACCGCGGGAGGCGCCGCCGTGGGCCTGGTGGTGGGCGCCCTCGGGGTGGCGCTGCTCCGCGCCTTCACCGAGCCTCAGGTCGAGATCCTGATCACCCTGGTGCTCGCGTACGGCGGCTACCTCGCCGCCGACCTCCTCGGGCTCTCCGGGATCATCGCCGTCGTCGCGGTGGGCATCGTCGTCGCCGGCACCGGCCGGCGGCTGCGCCTCCACGGCGAGGAGCTCACCGACTTCTGGGGGGTGCTCGCCTTCGTGCTCAACGCCATCCTCTTCCTGCTGGTGGGCACCGCCCTGCCCGCACACCGCCTCCTCGAGGCCGCCGGCATGGTGGTGGCGGCCTTCGGGCTGATGGTGGTGACCCGGGCGCTGCCGGTGTACGGCCTGCTGCTGCTCGCCGATCCCCGGGCACGGCGCGTCCCCTGGCGGTGGCGGCACCTGGCCTTCTGGGCGGGGCTGCGCGGTGCCCTCTCGGTGGCCCTGGCGCTCTCGCTCACCGGCAACCCCCGGGTCTCACCCCTGGTGCCCACCGTCGCCTACGGGGTGGTGGTGCTCTCCCTGCTGGTGCAGGGCGGGCTCGCCGGCGCCGTCGCCCGGCGGCTCGGCATCGGCGGGATCGACCGCGCCGACGCCGGCGGGGCGTCCCGCTGA
- a CDS encoding cation acetate symporter produces the protein MIVSAGAVVGLLLMATLTVAVGAYARRYARTTSDFLVAARAVPPRLNAAAISGEYLSAASFLGVAGLVMQFGYDVLWYPVGYAAGYLVLLVFIAGPLRRFGAYTIPDFAEGRFGSPRFRRLAVGLVILIGLFYTLPQMKAAGITVSTAAGVPYPAGVAIVAAVVVSIVVAGGMRGITLVQAMQFAVKLFAISVPVFVLLIHYGSPARLVGAAGAEPVPRLTTSTSFRVGAGDLWSLSRPLTLTVEGHATATLLPPGERGGTARTTYVGVPLSTTSQPAEPPRPVVLAGRSTVPAGRVRWEQDAHVTLAAGSPAPFGSDTPPSSGRAWLHPFGPLAGGSGHPLLFTYSLIIGIVFGTMGLPHILVRFYTNPDARAARRTAWYVLVLVSLFYIWPPLYGVVGRLHAAQLYTTNLTDAVVLILPRQLGPRWLGEALAAVVAAGAFAAFASTLSGLLVSLAGALGHDVYGRWLRPEASARARSRAFQLGALAAGTVAAVLGLSVEHFDISILVGWAFAIAASSFFPLLVLGIWWRRLTLLGAATGATVGGLAATAGIVITMIAFVSAPLARLLDAHSALAVVLAQPAILTIPLAFSVMVGLSLLDGRVPPEVGATMLQLHAPDRLGLRRDYVPD, from the coding sequence GTGATCGTCTCCGCCGGCGCCGTCGTCGGTCTGCTGCTGATGGCCACGCTCACGGTGGCGGTCGGCGCCTACGCGCGCCGCTACGCGCGCACCACCTCCGACTTCCTGGTGGCGGCGCGCGCGGTGCCGCCCCGGCTCAACGCGGCGGCGATCAGCGGCGAGTACCTGAGCGCCGCCTCCTTCCTCGGCGTCGCCGGGCTGGTGATGCAGTTCGGCTACGACGTGCTCTGGTACCCGGTGGGATACGCCGCCGGCTACCTGGTGCTGCTGGTGTTCATCGCCGGTCCGCTGCGGCGGTTCGGCGCGTACACGATCCCCGACTTCGCCGAGGGGCGGTTCGGCAGCCCCCGCTTCCGCCGCCTCGCGGTGGGGCTGGTCATCCTCATCGGCCTCTTCTACACCCTCCCCCAGATGAAGGCGGCGGGGATCACCGTGTCGACCGCCGCGGGGGTGCCCTACCCGGCCGGGGTGGCGATCGTCGCGGCGGTGGTGGTGAGCATCGTGGTCGCCGGGGGGATGCGGGGGATCACCCTGGTGCAGGCGATGCAGTTCGCGGTGAAGCTCTTCGCCATCAGCGTCCCGGTGTTCGTGCTGCTGATCCACTACGGCAGCCCCGCGCGGCTGGTGGGGGCGGCGGGCGCCGAGCCGGTGCCCCGGCTCACCACGTCCACCTCGTTCCGGGTGGGCGCCGGCGACCTCTGGTCGCTGAGCCGGCCGCTGACTCTCACCGTCGAGGGCCACGCCACCGCCACCCTGCTCCCCCCCGGCGAGCGCGGCGGCACCGCGCGCACCACCTACGTCGGGGTGCCCCTGTCCACCACATCCCAGCCCGCCGAGCCCCCGCGGCCGGTGGTCCTGGCGGGACGGAGCACCGTGCCCGCCGGGCGGGTGCGCTGGGAGCAGGACGCCCATGTGACCCTCGCCGCCGGCTCCCCGGCGCCGTTCGGCAGCGACACCCCGCCGAGCAGCGGCCGCGCCTGGCTGCACCCCTTCGGACCGCTCGCCGGGGGCAGCGGGCACCCGCTGCTGTTCACCTACTCGCTGATCATCGGCATCGTGTTCGGCACCATGGGTCTGCCCCACATCCTGGTGCGCTTCTACACCAACCCCGACGCCCGGGCGGCGCGGCGCACCGCGTGGTACGTGCTCGTGCTGGTCAGCCTCTTCTACATCTGGCCGCCGCTCTACGGGGTGGTCGGCCGGCTCCACGCCGCCCAGCTGTACACCACCAACCTGACCGACGCGGTGGTGCTCATCCTGCCGCGCCAGCTCGGCCCCCGATGGCTGGGCGAGGCGCTCGCCGCGGTGGTGGCCGCGGGCGCCTTCGCCGCCTTCGCCTCGACGCTGAGCGGCCTGCTGGTCTCACTCGCCGGCGCCCTCGGCCACGACGTCTACGGACGCTGGCTCCGCCCCGAGGCGAGCGCCCGGGCGCGCAGCCGCGCCTTCCAGCTCGGCGCCCTCGCGGCGGGAACGGTGGCCGCGGTGCTCGGGCTCTCGGTCGAGCACTTCGACATCAGCATCCTCGTCGGCTGGGCGTTCGCGATCGCCGCCAGCTCCTTCTTCCCCCTGCTGGTGCTGGGGATCTGGTGGCGCCGCCTGACCCTGCTCGGCGCGGCGACGGGGGCCACGGTGGGCGGGCTGGCCGCCACCGCCGGGATCGTGATCACCATGATCGCGTTCGTGAGCGCGCCGCTGGCGCGGCTGCTCGATGCCCACTCGGCACTCGCGGTGGTGCTCGCCCAGCCCGCGATCCTCACCATCCCGCTCGCGTTCTCGGTGATGGTCGGGCTCTCGCTGCTCGACGGCCGGGTGCCCCCCGAGGTGGGCGCGACGATGCTCCAGCTCCACGCCCCCGACCGCCTCGGCCTGCGCCGCGACTACGTGCCCGACTAG
- a CDS encoding LytTR family DNA-binding domain-containing protein, producing the protein MTAGTEAGLRVLVVDDERPARDELAFQLGNLDDVAEVLQAAEGTECLRLLESAEVDAVFLDVRMPGLDGLELGRIVRLLARPPMLVFVTAFDSYAVEAFGLAAVDYLLKPVRRERLRATVKRLVETRRGLEGATGAAGHPEDEDTMGDRLPVLARGRIVLVNVADIRVALVAGERVIVHTHEGRFQARHTLAELEHRLHGRGFLRVHRAYLVNLRHVLTIETFFNGTYLLKLRNVPGLTVPVSRRHASDLRAAVHL; encoded by the coding sequence GTGACCGCCGGCACCGAGGCCGGGCTGCGGGTGCTGGTCGTCGACGACGAGCGGCCGGCCCGCGACGAGCTCGCCTTCCAGCTGGGCAACCTCGACGACGTCGCCGAGGTGCTCCAGGCGGCCGAGGGCACCGAGTGCCTGCGCCTGCTGGAGAGCGCGGAGGTCGACGCCGTCTTCCTCGACGTCCGCATGCCCGGCCTCGACGGCCTGGAGCTGGGGCGGATCGTGCGCCTGCTGGCCAGGCCGCCGATGCTGGTCTTCGTCACCGCCTTCGACAGCTACGCGGTCGAGGCCTTCGGCCTGGCCGCGGTCGACTACCTGCTCAAGCCGGTGCGGCGGGAGCGGCTGCGGGCGACGGTGAAGCGCCTCGTCGAGACCCGACGCGGCCTCGAGGGCGCCACCGGCGCGGCCGGGCACCCCGAGGACGAGGACACCATGGGCGATCGCCTGCCGGTGCTCGCCCGCGGCCGCATCGTGCTCGTGAACGTCGCCGACATCCGGGTCGCCCTGGTCGCCGGCGAGCGGGTCATCGTGCACACCCACGAGGGGCGCTTCCAGGCGCGACACACCCTGGCGGAGCTGGAGCACCGCCTCCACGGCCGTGGCTTCCTGCGGGTCCACCGCGCCTACCTCGTCAACCTGCGGCACGTGCTCACCATCGAGACCTTCTTCAACGGCACCTACCTCCTGAAGCTGCGCAACGTGCCCGGCCTCACCGTGCCCGTCTCACGCCGCCACGCCAGCGACCTGCGCGCGGCGGTGCACCTCTAG
- a CDS encoding peptidoglycan recognition family protein, producing the protein MRGISHGGEAGDPGAQRVRSELCELARPRSVGGGAERPGSIWHPSPNFWPGRAGCGVDGIVLHGTAGGDGPGVAALLSDPAREASTHFVIGQDGTVFQLVRLADSAWGNGVPDHPSWPLIAERAAVNPNHYTVSIEHAKHSADNSDPLTSPQLRASLALVRWLLTELPRRGLAGDHLVARRDAGELSEVVIGHFQIDSVNRAHCPGTWDWDGYRRRLGYAPGQR; encoded by the coding sequence CTGCGCGGGATCTCCCACGGTGGTGAAGCCGGGGACCCAGGCGCCCAGCGTGTCCGGTCAGAGCTATGTGAACTGGCACGCCCCCGGAGCGTAGGCGGGGGCGCCGAGCGGCCCGGTTCGATCTGGCATCCCAGCCCGAACTTCTGGCCGGGACGCGCCGGTTGCGGCGTCGACGGCATCGTCCTCCACGGCACCGCGGGTGGTGACGGGCCGGGGGTGGCGGCCCTGCTCAGCGACCCGGCGAGGGAGGCGAGCACCCACTTCGTGATCGGCCAGGACGGCACCGTCTTCCAGCTGGTGCGCCTGGCCGACTCGGCGTGGGGCAATGGCGTCCCCGACCACCCCAGCTGGCCGCTGATCGCCGAGCGGGCGGCGGTCAACCCCAACCACTACACGGTCAGCATCGAGCACGCCAAGCACTCCGCCGACAACTCCGACCCGCTCACCTCGCCGCAGCTGCGGGCCAGCCTCGCCCTGGTGCGCTGGCTGCTCACCGAGCTGCCCCGGCGGGGCCTCGCCGGCGACCACCTGGTCGCGCGCCGCGACGCCGGCGAGCTGTCGGAGGTCGTCATCGGCCACTTCCAGATCGACTCGGTGAACCGCGCCCACTGTCCAGGAACCTGGGACTGGGACGGGTACCGACGGCGGCTCGGCTACGCTCCGGGCCAGCGATGA
- the acs gene encoding acetate--CoA ligase, with translation MSVDARTIEALLQERRTYPPPDGFAATANVKDDGIYAEAEADREAFWARMARENLSWFKDFDTTLEWDLPFARWFVGGELNVSYNCLDRHVEAGRGDQIAYHWEGEPGDTLTITYAQLLKDVCRFANALKNLGVKRGDRVGIYLPMIPELPVAMLACARIGAAHSVVFGGFSADALRDRCNDAQANLVITADEGWRRGKTVPLKVNTDEALSGAPSVKNCVVVRRTGGEVSWVEGRDHWWHELVDGESEECEPEHMESEDLLFLLYTSGTTAKPKGIKHTTGGYLTHVAATHKMIFDIQPDTVYWCAADIGWVTGHSYIVYGPLTNGCTSVMYEGVPDFPDKDRWWSIIEKYGVTVLYCAPTAIRTFMKWGAEYPDRHDLSSLRVLGTVGEPINPEAWIWYREAIGGGRCPVVDTWWQTETGGIMITPLPGVITTKPGSATRPFPGIEASVVDEEGNDVPLGGGGYVVVKSPWPGMLRGIYGDDERYKATYWQKYGDKYFAGDGARIDEDGYFWFMGRVDDVMNISGHCISTTEVESALVDHPAVAEAAVVGRSDADTGQAIAAFVTLRSGNEESTELIAELRNHVAKLIGAIAKPKYVAFTPDLPKTRSGKIMRRLLRDVAEKRQLGDTTTLADPTVVSDLQSRAQEDASKED, from the coding sequence GTGAGCGTCGACGCGCGGACGATCGAGGCACTTCTGCAGGAGCGCCGGACCTATCCGCCTCCCGACGGCTTCGCCGCCACGGCCAATGTCAAGGACGACGGCATCTACGCCGAGGCGGAGGCCGATCGAGAGGCATTCTGGGCGCGCATGGCCAGGGAGAACCTCTCCTGGTTCAAGGACTTCGACACCACCCTGGAATGGGACCTCCCCTTCGCCAGGTGGTTCGTCGGCGGCGAGCTCAACGTCAGCTACAACTGCCTCGACCGCCACGTGGAGGCGGGCCGGGGAGACCAGATCGCCTATCACTGGGAGGGCGAGCCGGGCGACACCCTGACGATCACCTACGCGCAGCTGCTGAAGGACGTCTGCCGCTTCGCCAACGCGCTGAAGAACCTGGGCGTCAAGCGGGGTGACCGGGTGGGCATCTATCTCCCGATGATCCCCGAGCTGCCGGTGGCGATGCTCGCCTGCGCGCGCATCGGCGCCGCCCACTCGGTGGTCTTCGGCGGCTTCAGCGCCGACGCGCTCCGGGACCGCTGCAACGACGCCCAGGCCAACCTGGTGATCACCGCCGACGAGGGCTGGCGGCGGGGCAAGACGGTCCCGCTCAAGGTCAACACCGACGAGGCCCTCTCGGGGGCGCCGTCGGTCAAGAACTGCGTGGTGGTGCGGCGCACCGGCGGCGAGGTCAGCTGGGTCGAGGGCCGCGACCACTGGTGGCACGAGCTCGTCGACGGCGAGTCGGAGGAGTGCGAGCCCGAGCACATGGAGTCGGAGGACCTGCTGTTCCTCCTCTACACCTCGGGCACCACGGCCAAGCCGAAGGGCATCAAGCACACCACCGGCGGCTACCTGACCCACGTGGCCGCGACCCACAAGATGATCTTCGACATCCAGCCCGACACCGTGTACTGGTGCGCCGCCGACATCGGCTGGGTCACCGGTCACAGCTACATCGTGTACGGGCCGCTGACCAACGGCTGCACCAGCGTGATGTACGAGGGTGTCCCCGACTTCCCCGACAAGGACCGCTGGTGGTCGATCATCGAGAAGTACGGGGTCACCGTCCTCTACTGCGCGCCGACCGCGATCCGCACCTTCATGAAGTGGGGCGCGGAGTACCCGGACCGGCACGATCTCAGCTCGCTGCGCGTGCTCGGCACCGTGGGCGAGCCGATCAACCCCGAGGCCTGGATCTGGTACCGCGAGGCGATCGGCGGCGGCAGGTGCCCGGTGGTCGACACCTGGTGGCAGACCGAGACCGGCGGGATCATGATCACGCCGCTTCCCGGGGTGATCACCACCAAGCCCGGCTCGGCGACGCGGCCCTTCCCGGGGATCGAGGCCAGCGTCGTCGACGAGGAGGGCAACGACGTCCCTCTCGGCGGTGGCGGATACGTCGTGGTGAAGTCGCCCTGGCCGGGGATGCTCCGCGGCATCTACGGTGACGACGAGCGCTACAAGGCGACCTACTGGCAGAAGTACGGCGACAAGTACTTCGCCGGCGACGGCGCCCGCATCGACGAGGACGGCTACTTCTGGTTCATGGGCCGCGTCGACGACGTCATGAACATCAGTGGCCACTGCATCTCCACCACCGAGGTGGAGTCGGCGCTGGTCGACCATCCCGCCGTCGCCGAGGCCGCCGTGGTGGGCCGCAGCGACGCCGACACCGGCCAGGCGATCGCCGCCTTCGTCACCCTGCGCAGCGGCAACGAGGAGTCGACGGAGCTGATCGCCGAGCTCCGCAACCACGTGGCCAAGCTGATCGGGGCCATCGCCAAGCCCAAGTACGTCGCCTTCACCCCCGACCTGCCCAAGACGCGCAGCGGAAAGATCATGCGCCGCCTGCTTCGCGACGTCGCGGAGAAGCGGCAGCTCGGCGACACCACCACCCTCGCCGACCCGACCGTCGTGTCGGACCTCCAGTCCCGAGCACAGGAGGATGCATCGAAGGAAGACTGA
- a CDS encoding acetate uptake transporter has product METSRPFSGAAAGASAPAVEIADPGPLGLAAFALTTMMLSAINAGWIGAVNEPIVLGLAVAYGGTAQLLAGMWAFRKGNTFAATAFTSYGAFWLSFWLIVQFYAPMVVAGTAKALGPGATTAQIAAEATAHLNTILGLYLFMWGVFTAYMLIASLAAARAVQLVFFLLTLTFFALALGKWNASDTWTHLGGFLGILTACAAFYTSFAEVTNATFKRTVLPVGAPG; this is encoded by the coding sequence ATGGAGACCAGCCGCCCCTTCAGCGGGGCGGCGGCGGGCGCCTCGGCGCCGGCGGTGGAGATCGCCGATCCGGGACCACTCGGACTCGCCGCCTTCGCCCTCACCACGATGATGCTCTCGGCCATCAACGCGGGCTGGATCGGCGCCGTCAACGAGCCGATCGTGCTCGGCCTCGCCGTCGCCTACGGCGGCACCGCCCAGCTGCTCGCCGGGATGTGGGCGTTCCGCAAGGGCAACACCTTCGCGGCCACCGCCTTCACCAGCTACGGCGCCTTCTGGCTGAGCTTCTGGCTCATCGTCCAGTTCTACGCCCCGATGGTCGTGGCGGGCACCGCCAAGGCGCTGGGACCGGGAGCCACCACGGCCCAGATCGCCGCGGAGGCGACCGCTCACCTCAACACCATCCTCGGCCTGTACCTCTTCATGTGGGGCGTCTTCACCGCCTACATGCTGATCGCCTCGCTGGCCGCGGCCAGGGCGGTCCAGCTGGTGTTCTTCCTGCTCACACTGACGTTCTTCGCACTCGCCCTCGGCAAGTGGAACGCCAGCGACACCTGGACCCATCTCGGCGGCTTCCTCGGCATCCTCACCGCGTGCGCCGCGTTCTACACCTCCTTCGCCGAGGTGACCAACGCCACCTTCAAGCGCACCGTTCTTCCGGTGGGTGCGCCCGGCTGA
- a CDS encoding histidine kinase, with protein MGVLAGLLVQVLLTAMAAVAVYLLVSRQRRSFGTAEDRATLRTLALATSTMGALRRGLTARSAAEVLPEVAEQAGAAVAIYDTGGLLAYEPGPTGAAGGHRLHLEDDAAGVLEALGTGRLRLLPLHDEPAGGGCGLRAAAVAPLLVNDRAVAALVSYHPQTPGPTALQITSDLAELLATQLRLQQADQQRVALVRSELRALRAQISPHFIYNTLTTIASFIRTDPDRARELLTLFADFTRQAFRGPQDEFASLADELVYVHQYLLFEQARFGERLTVRYKVEPEVLNAIVPTLVVQPLVENAVKHGMESSTGRGTVSIIAEDRDDECWIVVRDNGRGFDAAGVVGGGGGGALANIDRRLRETFGPTHGLNIDSTPGTGTSVRMRIPKYRPGVRVS; from the coding sequence ATGGGGGTCCTCGCAGGTCTGCTGGTCCAGGTCCTGCTCACCGCGATGGCGGCGGTCGCCGTCTACCTGCTGGTGAGCCGGCAGCGACGCAGCTTCGGCACCGCCGAGGACCGGGCCACCCTGCGCACCCTGGCCCTGGCCACCTCCACGATGGGGGCGCTGCGCCGCGGCCTCACCGCCAGGAGCGCGGCCGAGGTGCTGCCCGAGGTCGCCGAGCAGGCGGGGGCGGCGGTGGCGATCTACGACACCGGGGGCCTGCTCGCCTACGAGCCCGGCCCCACGGGGGCGGCGGGCGGGCACCGCCTCCACCTCGAGGACGACGCCGCCGGGGTGCTGGAGGCGCTGGGCACCGGCCGGCTGCGCCTCCTCCCCCTCCACGACGAGCCCGCCGGCGGCGGCTGCGGGCTGCGCGCCGCCGCGGTGGCGCCGCTGCTGGTCAACGACCGCGCCGTCGCCGCCCTGGTCTCGTACCACCCCCAGACCCCGGGACCGACGGCGCTGCAGATCACCTCCGACCTCGCCGAGCTGCTCGCCACCCAGCTGCGCCTCCAGCAGGCCGACCAGCAGCGGGTCGCCCTGGTGCGCTCGGAGCTGCGCGCCCTGCGCGCCCAGATCTCCCCGCATTTCATCTACAACACGCTGACCACGATCGCCTCGTTCATCCGCACCGACCCCGACCGCGCCCGCGAGCTGCTCACCCTCTTCGCGGACTTCACCCGCCAGGCCTTCCGCGGCCCCCAGGACGAGTTCGCGTCGCTCGCCGACGAGCTCGTCTACGTCCACCAGTACCTGCTCTTCGAGCAGGCGCGCTTCGGCGAGCGGCTGACGGTGCGGTACAAGGTCGAGCCCGAGGTGCTCAACGCCATCGTCCCCACCCTGGTGGTCCAGCCGCTGGTGGAGAACGCCGTGAAGCACGGCATGGAGTCGAGCACCGGTCGCGGCACCGTGAGCATCATCGCCGAGGACCGCGACGACGAGTGCTGGATCGTGGTCCGCGACAACGGCCGCGGCTTCGACGCCGCCGGCGTGGTCGGGGGCGGGGGGGGCGGCGCGCTCGCCAACATCGACCGGAGGCTGCGCGAGACCTTCGGGCCGACCCACGGGCTGAACATCGACTCGACGCCGGGCACCGGGACCTCGGTGCGGATGCGCATCCCCAAGTACCGCCCCGGGGTGCGGGTCTCGTGA